From a single Couchioplanes caeruleus genomic region:
- a CDS encoding response regulator: MSGEISVVIADDQKMVRAGLRMVIETEPDLRVVGEAGDGVEAVTLTRRLRPDVVLMDIAMPRQDGLAATRALLSAPNPPRIIVLTTFDTDENLYRALQAGASGFLLKVSSPEHLITAVRVVAAGEALLDPAVTTRVISAFAGRPGPAAPPELDTLTPRETDVLRLLARGMSNAEIAADLAVGEATVKTHVARVLMKLGLRDRVQAVVYAYESGLVRAGR; encoded by the coding sequence GTGAGCGGGGAGATCTCCGTCGTCATCGCGGACGACCAGAAGATGGTCCGCGCCGGGCTGCGGATGGTCATCGAGACCGAGCCGGACCTGCGGGTCGTCGGCGAGGCGGGCGACGGCGTGGAGGCGGTCACCCTCACCCGGCGGCTGCGCCCCGACGTGGTGCTGATGGACATCGCGATGCCCCGCCAGGACGGCCTCGCCGCTACCCGCGCCCTGCTGTCCGCCCCGAACCCGCCGCGGATCATCGTGCTGACGACCTTCGACACCGACGAGAACCTGTACCGGGCGCTGCAGGCGGGGGCGAGCGGCTTCCTGCTGAAGGTGTCGTCGCCCGAGCACCTGATCACGGCGGTCCGGGTGGTGGCGGCCGGCGAGGCGCTGCTCGACCCGGCGGTGACGACCCGGGTCATCTCGGCGTTCGCGGGCCGGCCCGGCCCCGCGGCGCCACCCGAACTGGACACGCTCACTCCCCGCGAGACCGACGTGCTGCGCCTGCTGGCCCGTGGCATGTCCAACGCGGAGATCGCCGCGGACCTGGCGGTGGGCGAGGCGACGGTGAAGACGCACGTGGCGCGGGTGCTGATGAAGCTGGGGCTGCGGGACCGGGTGCAGGCGGTCGTGTACGCCTACGAGTCCGGGCTGGTCAGAGCCGGTCGCTAG
- a CDS encoding aldo/keto reductase gives MKQVSLAGLDVSRIGLGCMGMSAFYTGRGSDDAESMRTIHRAIELGVTFLDTAEIYGPYTNEELVGRALAGRRDQVVIASKFGLLSHRGGDGGRTLDGHPDNARAAVEGSLKRLGTDHIDLYYQHRMDPKVPVEDTVGALADLVQAGKIRHIGLSEAAPGTIRRAHAVHPITAVQSEYSLWTRDPETEVLPTLRTLGIGFVPYSPLGRGFLTGAIRSPEDFDADDFRRNNPRFQGDNFQQNLRIVDEVQAVAAEAGATPAQVALAWVLAQGDDLAPIPGTKRVTRLEENAAADGVRLSADQLARLSAIRPAAGDRYADMSEVGR, from the coding sequence ATGAAGCAGGTATCACTGGCCGGCCTCGACGTGTCCCGCATCGGCCTGGGTTGCATGGGCATGTCGGCCTTCTACACCGGCCGCGGCAGCGACGACGCCGAGTCGATGCGCACCATCCACCGGGCGATCGAGCTGGGCGTCACGTTCCTCGACACGGCCGAGATCTACGGCCCGTACACGAACGAGGAGCTCGTCGGCCGCGCCCTGGCCGGCCGCCGCGACCAGGTCGTCATCGCCTCCAAGTTCGGCCTGCTCTCGCACCGCGGCGGCGACGGCGGCCGCACCCTCGACGGCCACCCCGACAATGCGCGCGCGGCCGTCGAGGGCTCGCTCAAGCGGCTCGGCACCGACCACATCGACCTGTACTACCAGCACCGGATGGACCCGAAGGTGCCGGTCGAGGACACCGTCGGCGCGCTGGCCGACCTGGTGCAGGCCGGCAAGATCCGCCACATCGGCCTGTCCGAGGCGGCACCCGGGACGATCCGCCGGGCCCACGCCGTGCACCCGATCACGGCGGTGCAGTCGGAATACTCACTGTGGACCCGCGACCCCGAGACCGAGGTGCTGCCGACGCTGCGCACGCTGGGCATCGGCTTCGTGCCGTACTCGCCCCTCGGCCGCGGCTTCCTCACCGGCGCCATCCGCTCCCCGGAGGACTTCGACGCCGACGACTTCCGCCGCAACAACCCCCGTTTCCAGGGCGACAACTTCCAGCAGAACCTGCGCATCGTCGACGAGGTGCAGGCGGTGGCCGCGGAGGCCGGCGCCACGCCGGCCCAGGTCGCGCTGGCCTGGGTGCTGGCACAGGGCGACGACCTGGCACCGATCCCGGGCACCAAGCGCGTCACCCGCCTGGAGGAGAACGCCGCCGCGGACGGGGTGCGGCTCAGCGCGGATCAGCTCGCCCGGCTGAGCGCCATCCGGCCGGCCGCGGGCGACCGGTACGCGGACATGAGCGAGGTCGGGCGCTGA
- a CDS encoding MarR family winged helix-turn-helix transcriptional regulator: MNVAPEALPGGPISHAIARLARIHQLLAGRLLRELGLHPSQELLLMRLWESGPQRQADLAAELGTDSAGTTRIVQRLEAAGYVNRRPDPNDRRASLVVSTPAGDALRTSVECIWAQLEELTVGDMSPSEQEVALASLLRLEENVLATEEGSRCGLPAARRGGAPVPKRG, encoded by the coding sequence ATGAACGTCGCTCCGGAGGCGCTGCCCGGCGGGCCGATCAGCCACGCCATCGCGCGGCTCGCCAGGATCCATCAGCTCCTCGCCGGGCGGCTGCTGCGCGAGCTGGGATTGCATCCCAGCCAGGAACTGCTGCTCATGCGCCTGTGGGAGTCCGGCCCGCAGCGCCAGGCCGACCTCGCCGCGGAGCTCGGCACCGACTCGGCCGGCACGACCCGCATCGTGCAGCGGCTCGAGGCGGCGGGCTATGTGAACCGCCGGCCCGACCCGAACGACCGCCGGGCGTCGCTGGTGGTGTCCACGCCGGCGGGCGACGCGCTGCGCACCAGCGTGGAATGCATCTGGGCGCAGCTGGAGGAGCTGACGGTGGGCGACATGAGCCCGTCCGAACAGGAGGTCGCCCTGGCCAGCCTGCTGCGGCTGGAGGAGAACGTGCTGGCCACCGAGGAGGGGTCGCGGTGCGGGCTGCCGGCGGCCCGGCGGGGCGGCGCCCCCGTTCCTAAGCGAGGGTGA
- a CDS encoding YqjF family protein, with translation MRIEDVTPETMRPVRRSWLVQSWHDLTFLHWPVPPATVAPFLPRGTVPDTLDGVTYVGLIGFRMVKLGPGRGPGIPYLGTFCETNVRLYSVDSQGRRAVVFLSLDAERLLPVLTAQALLRLPYKWSRMSLHKNDGVLSYASSRRWPGPRGARTAISVRVGAPVPDPTPTEHFLTARWGLHTRAWGRTVHLPNEHPRWPLFRADLLDLDDGLLPAAGLPVSGPPASVLYSPGVPVTFGGPSVAAP, from the coding sequence GTGCGGATCGAGGACGTCACCCCGGAGACCATGCGGCCCGTGCGGCGCTCGTGGCTGGTGCAGAGCTGGCACGACCTGACCTTCCTGCACTGGCCGGTGCCGCCCGCCACGGTGGCGCCGTTCCTGCCGCGCGGCACGGTTCCCGACACCCTCGACGGCGTCACGTACGTGGGGCTGATCGGGTTCCGGATGGTGAAGCTGGGCCCGGGGCGCGGGCCGGGGATCCCGTACCTGGGGACGTTCTGCGAGACGAACGTGCGCCTGTACAGCGTCGACTCGCAGGGGCGGCGGGCGGTGGTGTTCCTGTCGCTGGACGCGGAGCGGTTGCTGCCCGTGCTGACCGCGCAGGCGCTGCTCCGCCTGCCGTACAAGTGGTCGCGGATGTCGTTGCACAAGAACGACGGCGTGCTCAGCTACGCCAGCAGCCGCCGATGGCCCGGGCCGCGCGGAGCCAGAACCGCCATCTCCGTACGGGTCGGAGCACCCGTCCCGGACCCCACGCCGACGGAACACTTCCTGACCGCACGATGGGGGCTGCACACCCGGGCCTGGGGCCGTACGGTCCATCTGCCGAACGAGCACCCCCGCTGGCCGCTGTTCCGGGCGGACCTGCTCGACCTCGACGACGGCCTGCTCCCAGCGGCGGGCCTGCCGGTGTCGGGCCCGCCGGCCAGCGTGCTGTACTCCCCCGGCGTCCCGGTCACCTTCGGGGGACCCAGCGTCGCCGCCCCCTGA
- a CDS encoding pyridoxamine 5'-phosphate oxidase family protein, whose translation MPVTNPWLAGPSPTERLPRERLEERILNLLSTHNMCVLATTGPGGALATPVRYFHLGFTVMFTAAAGTPKLRNIAADPRVSLGIFAPLVGQAGSRGAQIFGTARVLTPGDADYAEHWPAVRWQSDHVERSRDLDDPPHGPLVVVPAERIVYTEHWLRRDGYAPRQFWKR comes from the coding sequence ATGCCCGTGACGAACCCCTGGCTGGCCGGACCCTCCCCGACCGAGCGCCTGCCGCGCGAACGCCTCGAGGAACGCATCCTCAACCTGCTGTCCACCCACAACATGTGCGTGCTCGCGACCACCGGGCCGGGCGGCGCCCTCGCCACCCCGGTGCGTTACTTCCATCTCGGCTTCACCGTGATGTTCACCGCCGCGGCCGGTACGCCGAAGCTGCGCAACATCGCCGCCGACCCGCGCGTGTCCCTCGGCATCTTCGCGCCGCTGGTCGGCCAGGCCGGCAGCCGCGGCGCGCAGATCTTCGGCACGGCCCGCGTGCTGACGCCCGGCGACGCCGACTACGCCGAGCACTGGCCGGCCGTACGGTGGCAGTCCGACCACGTTGAACGTTCCCGTGACCTGGACGACCCCCCGCACGGACCGCTCGTGGTGGTCCCGGCCGAGCGCATCGTCTACACCGAGCACTGGCTGCGCCGGGACGGGTATGCGCCCCGCCAGTTCTGGAAACGCTAG
- a CDS encoding alkene reductase, which yields MTTAFDGVQLGRYTTRNRVVMAPMTRSRAYGEGASPTQLMAEYYGQRAGAGLIITEGTQPSAVGQGYLNTPGLHTATQVEAWKPVTAAVHERGGLIYAQLMHSGRIGHPSLHGATPVSASPVAAAGQVFTADGPQDLMTPEPLDEAGIQATITDFADAARNAIEAGFDGVELHGANGYLLHQFLSTNANVRTDGWGGTVEGRIRLVVEVARAVAGAIGADRVGLRISPSNPFNDIVEDGHRETYLALVDALNPLGLAYLHVGEGPDTEFTPQLRERWNGPLILNPYTPGAWTGPEALKLVENGEADLVSYGALFLANPDLPERLAAGGPFNTPDYGKAYGGDHTGYTDYPALTAAA from the coding sequence ATGACGACCGCATTCGACGGGGTCCAGCTCGGCCGGTACACCACCCGCAACCGCGTGGTCATGGCCCCCATGACGAGAAGCCGGGCGTACGGCGAGGGCGCCAGCCCCACGCAGCTCATGGCCGAGTACTACGGCCAGCGCGCCGGCGCCGGACTGATCATCACCGAGGGTACGCAGCCGTCCGCCGTGGGACAGGGCTACCTGAACACCCCCGGCCTGCACACCGCCACCCAGGTCGAGGCGTGGAAGCCGGTCACCGCGGCGGTGCACGAGCGCGGCGGCCTGATCTACGCCCAGCTCATGCACTCCGGCCGGATCGGGCACCCGAGCCTGCACGGCGCCACCCCGGTGAGCGCCTCCCCGGTCGCCGCCGCCGGCCAGGTCTTCACCGCCGACGGCCCGCAGGACCTCATGACCCCGGAGCCGCTCGACGAGGCCGGGATCCAGGCCACCATCACCGACTTCGCCGACGCGGCGCGCAACGCGATCGAGGCCGGGTTCGACGGCGTCGAGCTGCACGGCGCCAACGGGTACCTGCTGCACCAGTTCCTGTCCACGAACGCCAACGTGCGGACGGACGGGTGGGGCGGCACCGTCGAGGGCCGCATCCGGCTGGTCGTCGAGGTCGCCCGGGCCGTCGCCGGCGCGATCGGCGCGGACCGCGTCGGGCTGCGGATCTCGCCGTCGAACCCGTTCAACGACATCGTCGAGGACGGCCACCGCGAGACGTACCTGGCCCTGGTCGACGCGCTGAACCCGCTGGGGCTGGCGTACCTGCACGTCGGCGAGGGACCGGACACCGAGTTCACGCCGCAGCTGCGGGAGCGGTGGAACGGGCCGCTGATCCTCAACCCGTACACGCCGGGCGCGTGGACCGGGCCGGAGGCGCTGAAGCTCGTCGAGAACGGCGAGGCGGACCTGGTCTCGTACGGCGCGCTCTTCCTCGCCAACCCGGACCTGCCGGAACGCCTCGCCGCAGGCGGGCCGTTCAACACCCCCGACTACGGCAAGGCGTACGGCGGCGACCACACCGGCTACACCGACTACCCGGCGCTGACCGCGGCGGCCTGA
- the hpt gene encoding hypoxanthine phosphoribosyltransferase: MDAEHVAGDLETVLLSEDQILSRVAELAREIGTDYAGRDLVLVGVLGGAATFSVDLARAMDSSVEIGWMAMRSYTTGKRSSGSVRLLKDLDLDIEGRDVLIVETVIDTGLTMSWLISSLQQRRPASVAVCALLRKPDSPAFDVPTYVGFDVEPGLIVGYGLDYRGRYRNLRCAAVLAPHAVR; encoded by the coding sequence GTGGACGCCGAGCACGTGGCGGGCGATCTCGAGACGGTGCTGCTGAGCGAGGACCAGATCCTCTCCCGGGTCGCCGAGCTCGCCCGGGAGATCGGTACGGACTACGCCGGGCGGGACCTGGTGCTCGTCGGCGTACTGGGTGGCGCCGCCACGTTCAGCGTGGACCTCGCCCGGGCCATGGACAGCTCGGTCGAGATCGGCTGGATGGCGATGCGGTCGTACACGACGGGCAAGCGCAGCTCGGGCTCCGTACGCCTGCTCAAAGATCTTGATCTGGATATCGAGGGCCGCGACGTGCTGATCGTCGAGACCGTGATCGACACCGGGCTCACCATGTCGTGGCTGATCTCCAGCCTGCAGCAGCGCCGGCCGGCCTCCGTGGCCGTGTGCGCTCTGCTGCGCAAGCCGGACAGCCCCGCGTTCGACGTGCCCACGTACGTCGGCTTCGACGTGGAGCCGGGGCTGATCGTGGGCTACGGCCTGGACTACCGCGGCCGTTACCGCAACCTGCGCTGTGCCGCCGTGCTCGCGCCGCACGCCGTGCGGTAG
- a CDS encoding CDP-alcohol phosphatidyltransferase family protein, with protein MAQRFSLDEIRTRTYKDRDAWWTVWLVDPLASRLVWLVAPVRWITPNLLTMGAFVLGLIAAACFAKADYPWLVAGAIVFHLSFVLDCMDGKIARLKGTGSVFGSWLDYVFDRLRVLVCAIALMGGQYAKTDNIHYLWLAGAIIFLDMFRYLNALQMGKVKNDMRRHLEAAQGEGAPPMFVEETDAEHPVGAATATATAVDGKGAERPVVDVYGDFRSKFSAFVRVRNMLVRQRIRAHVFSGIEFQMFVFIIGPLTNQIIPVTILSGVLLAAFELLLIYKLWTATKSYARQLAKVGVTSEAQAEAVAAAAGMQPVEQVVDTEQLGTDTVTLPTVSSRH; from the coding sequence ATGGCACAGCGCTTCTCGCTCGACGAGATCCGCACCCGCACCTACAAGGATCGCGACGCGTGGTGGACCGTCTGGCTGGTCGACCCGCTCGCGTCGCGGCTGGTGTGGCTCGTCGCCCCGGTCCGGTGGATCACGCCGAACCTGCTGACCATGGGCGCCTTCGTGCTGGGCCTGATCGCCGCCGCCTGCTTCGCAAAGGCTGACTATCCGTGGCTGGTGGCCGGCGCGATCGTCTTCCACCTCAGCTTCGTGCTCGACTGCATGGACGGCAAGATCGCCCGTCTCAAGGGCACCGGCTCGGTCTTCGGTTCCTGGCTCGACTACGTCTTCGACCGCCTCCGCGTCCTCGTCTGCGCGATCGCCCTGATGGGCGGCCAGTACGCGAAGACCGACAACATCCACTACCTGTGGCTGGCCGGCGCGATCATCTTCCTCGACATGTTCCGGTACCTGAACGCCCTGCAGATGGGCAAGGTCAAGAACGACATGCGCCGCCACCTGGAGGCGGCTCAGGGCGAGGGCGCGCCGCCGATGTTCGTCGAGGAGACCGACGCGGAACACCCGGTCGGCGCGGCCACCGCGACGGCGACGGCCGTCGACGGCAAGGGCGCCGAACGCCCGGTGGTCGACGTGTACGGCGACTTCCGCAGCAAGTTCAGCGCCTTCGTCCGCGTTCGCAACATGCTGGTCCGCCAGCGGATCCGCGCGCACGTCTTCAGCGGCATCGAGTTCCAGATGTTCGTGTTCATCATCGGCCCGCTGACCAACCAGATCATCCCGGTGACGATCCTGTCCGGCGTCCTGCTGGCCGCCTTCGAACTCCTCCTGATCTACAAGCTCTGGACGGCGACGAAGAGCTACGCCCGCCAGCTCGCCAAGGTCGGCGTCACGTCGGAAGCCCAGGCCGAAGCGGTGGCGGCGGCGGCCGGCATGCAACCGGTCGAGCAGGTCGTCGACACGGAGCAGCTCGGCACGGACACGGTCACCCTGCCCACGGTGTCCTCCCGCCACTGA
- a CDS encoding PAC2 family protein → MTEFDGLPLLRSPVAIAAFEGWNDAADASTAAVEHLEQVWQAREITTIDPEEFYDFQVSRPTTTMGDGETRRIEWPTTRFSVASPPGTERDVVLIRGIEPSMKWRTFCEQILEVCHSLEVDRILLLGALLADVPYTRPLPISGTASDESVAEKYKVAPTRYEGPTGIVGVLQEAAGRADVEALSFWVHVPHYANNPPCPKATLSLLSRLEDVLDLPVPLADLAQEADEWEKRVRAAAEQDAELGEYVRELEERVGDEGIKPLTGDEIASEFEKYLRRRGGSAGPTAGSW, encoded by the coding sequence GTGACAGAGTTCGACGGCCTCCCCCTGCTGCGCTCCCCCGTGGCGATCGCCGCCTTCGAAGGGTGGAACGACGCCGCCGACGCGTCGACGGCCGCGGTGGAGCACCTGGAGCAGGTGTGGCAGGCCCGGGAGATCACCACCATCGACCCGGAGGAGTTCTACGACTTCCAGGTCAGCAGGCCGACCACCACGATGGGCGACGGCGAGACGCGGCGCATCGAATGGCCCACCACCCGGTTCAGCGTGGCGAGCCCGCCCGGCACCGAGCGCGACGTCGTGCTGATCCGCGGCATCGAGCCCAGCATGAAGTGGCGCACGTTCTGCGAGCAGATCCTCGAGGTGTGCCACAGCCTCGAGGTCGACCGCATCCTGCTGCTCGGCGCGCTGCTCGCGGACGTGCCGTACACGCGGCCGCTGCCGATCAGCGGCACCGCCTCCGACGAGTCGGTGGCCGAGAAGTACAAGGTCGCCCCCACCCGGTACGAGGGACCCACCGGCATCGTGGGTGTCCTGCAGGAGGCGGCCGGCCGCGCCGACGTGGAGGCGCTGTCCTTCTGGGTGCACGTGCCGCACTATGCGAACAACCCGCCCTGCCCGAAGGCGACGCTCTCGCTGCTGAGCCGCCTCGAGGACGTGCTGGACCTGCCGGTGCCCCTCGCGGACCTCGCCCAGGAGGCCGACGAGTGGGAGAAGCGGGTCCGCGCCGCGGCCGAGCAGGACGCGGAGCTCGGCGAGTACGTGCGCGAGCTCGAGGAGCGGGTCGGCGACGAGGGCATCAAGCCGCTGACCGGCGACGAGATCGCCAGCGAGTTCGAGAAGTATCTGCGCCGCCGGGGCGGCTCCGCCGGCCCCACCGCCGGCTCCTGGTGA
- a CDS encoding sensor histidine kinase: MIRKPRPLDLALGAGFAAFALIEEYVVRMPGRWWPYALAVCTALVVARRAVPLLAMAVNSVAACSFFYAETPVSYRLWQLVAMMISAYTVGQLVPGPQAGRRDRLRAATGAALVLLTALLYWENDRTDPMAAFFFTTAPYALGAAVAAQARRLADTAAVRASIREQQAREAVMEERVRIARELHDMVAHSVTVMVIQAGAVRRRLDAGLAVDADLLQGIEEAGREAVGELRRTLGLLRGDAAPTAPPAGLDRLDDLAGQVREAGLKVVLDRTGTPTTLPPAADLSAYRIIQEALTNVLKHGGASAATVTIAAEAGGVRLTVENDGPVVPPPAAGNGQGLIGMRERVALFGGTFAAGPRSEGGFAVRAWLPALPGTGSPPAVATSAPAGPPPPDRSRPAPSSGAGS, translated from the coding sequence GTGATCCGCAAGCCACGCCCGCTCGACCTCGCGCTCGGCGCCGGGTTCGCCGCGTTCGCCTTGATCGAGGAGTACGTCGTCCGGATGCCGGGGCGCTGGTGGCCGTACGCGCTGGCGGTGTGCACGGCCCTGGTCGTCGCCCGGCGCGCCGTGCCGCTGCTCGCGATGGCGGTGAACAGCGTGGCCGCGTGCTCGTTCTTCTACGCCGAGACCCCGGTCAGCTACCGGCTGTGGCAGCTCGTCGCGATGATGATCTCGGCGTACACGGTGGGTCAGCTCGTCCCGGGCCCGCAGGCCGGCCGCCGCGACCGGCTGCGCGCGGCCACCGGCGCCGCGCTGGTCCTGCTCACCGCGCTGCTGTACTGGGAGAACGACCGCACCGACCCGATGGCCGCGTTCTTCTTCACGACCGCCCCGTACGCGCTGGGCGCCGCGGTCGCCGCGCAGGCCCGCCGGCTGGCCGACACCGCCGCGGTGCGCGCGTCGATCCGCGAGCAGCAGGCCCGGGAGGCGGTGATGGAGGAACGTGTCCGCATCGCCCGGGAACTGCACGACATGGTCGCGCACAGTGTGACGGTGATGGTCATCCAGGCCGGTGCCGTCCGGCGGCGCCTCGACGCGGGGCTCGCCGTCGACGCGGACCTCCTGCAGGGCATCGAGGAGGCCGGCCGCGAGGCGGTGGGCGAGCTGCGCCGCACCCTCGGCCTGCTGCGGGGAGACGCCGCCCCGACGGCGCCGCCGGCCGGCCTCGACCGGCTCGACGACCTGGCCGGCCAGGTCCGGGAGGCGGGCCTCAAGGTCGTTCTCGACCGTACGGGGACCCCGACGACGTTGCCGCCGGCGGCCGACCTCTCGGCGTACCGGATCATCCAGGAGGCCCTCACGAACGTGCTGAAGCACGGCGGCGCGTCGGCCGCGACGGTGACGATCGCCGCGGAGGCCGGGGGCGTACGGCTCACCGTCGAGAACGACGGCCCGGTCGTGCCGCCGCCGGCGGCCGGCAACGGGCAGGGGCTGATCGGGATGCGCGAACGGGTGGCGCTGTTCGGCGGTACGTTCGCCGCCGGGCCCCGATCGGAGGGCGGGTTCGCGGTACGGGCGTGGCTGCCGGCGCTGCCGGGGACGGGCTCGCCGCCGGCGGTTGCCACCTCGGCGCCCGCCGGGCCGCCGCCGCCTGACAGGTCTCGGCCGGCGCCTTCCTCCGGGGCGGGGTCGTGA
- a CDS encoding GntR family transcriptional regulator, translating to MTINPGAAEFPHRQIAAQLKERIRRGDWQPGERLPSIPAMAEMFGVAKQTVQRTVDQLRVEGILITKPGSGTYVRGTRRRLNRLSRGRYGVHRGYHADLAARYRQQLTAVGRDAAPPEVADAFGVRDGTEMLVRRHVVRADDATVEVGASWFRVTDATGTSLERAEAFGRPLYQEAEEAIGRRYTSATDTISARQPSREEAEILQIRPDTPVLHLLHVAFDETRKPIEVAQATWPGPMTTLTEEYRIPAPTPDPDPDPGLTLA from the coding sequence ATGACGATCAACCCCGGCGCCGCCGAGTTCCCGCACCGGCAGATCGCCGCGCAGCTGAAGGAACGCATCCGGCGCGGCGACTGGCAGCCCGGTGAGCGGCTGCCGTCGATCCCCGCGATGGCCGAGATGTTCGGCGTCGCCAAGCAGACCGTGCAGCGTACGGTCGACCAGCTGCGCGTCGAGGGCATCCTCATCACCAAGCCCGGCTCCGGCACGTACGTGCGCGGCACCCGCCGCCGGCTCAACCGCCTCTCCCGCGGCCGGTACGGCGTGCACCGCGGCTACCACGCCGACCTGGCCGCCCGCTACCGCCAGCAGCTGACCGCCGTGGGCCGTGACGCCGCGCCCCCCGAGGTGGCGGACGCGTTCGGGGTCCGCGACGGCACGGAGATGCTGGTCCGCCGGCACGTGGTCCGCGCCGACGACGCGACCGTGGAGGTGGGCGCGTCGTGGTTCCGGGTGACCGACGCGACCGGCACGTCCCTGGAGCGCGCCGAGGCCTTCGGGCGCCCGCTCTACCAGGAGGCGGAGGAGGCGATCGGGCGGCGCTACACCTCGGCGACGGACACGATCAGCGCCCGGCAGCCGAGCCGCGAGGAGGCGGAGATCCTGCAGATCCGCCCGGACACGCCGGTGCTGCACCTGCTGCACGTGGCCTTCGACGAAACCCGTAAGCCGATCGAAGTGGCGCAGGCGACGTGGCCGGGACCGATGACGACGCTGACGGAGGAATACCGCATTCCCGCGCCCACCCCGGACCCCGATCCGGATCCGGGTCTCACCCTCGCTTAG